In Numidum massiliense, a single genomic region encodes these proteins:
- a CDS encoding solute symporter family protein has protein sequence MNFTYFIFFLAILSGTLIITHWAAKRGTTTHQYYSAAGQLTGFQNGLAISGDYMSAASFLGTTGAIALRGFDGFLYSIGFLVSYLLLLFVIAEPVRNLGQFTLGDVIARRFPGKKMRLFIASSTLIITILYIIPQLVASGLLIRLLLGTDYAASVFVIGSLMTVYVVFGGMIATSWVQIVKTVLLMAGTLLLTLIVLARFQWHLPSLLETVSRGTPLKDHFFYPGNLFTDPLEAFSLSLALILGTAGLPHILIRFFTVKDAPAVRQSVVTAIGIIGSFYLLTLLLGFGAVALVGWQQIVSVDPTGNLTAPLLALTVGGDFLMAFIAAVAFTTILAVVTGLLLSATSSFAHDVYNCVLKNGSATEREQLRVAKLTAVTIGFVSTVLSLGLESVNVAFLVGLTFVVAASTNLPVLLMTFYWKRFTATGVVTGMLSGLCVSLLFVLYGPHLLGKIPLYNPGIVAIPCGFLGAALGAWLSRGQVDEAHFDTLALQGQTGMYPPDLNKEVTGWKY, from the coding sequence ATGAACTTCACTTACTTCATCTTTTTTCTAGCAATTTTGTCCGGTACGCTCATTATTACTCATTGGGCAGCCAAACGGGGGACGACGACACACCAATACTATTCGGCCGCAGGGCAATTAACCGGTTTTCAAAACGGGTTAGCCATCTCTGGCGACTATATGAGCGCCGCCTCCTTTTTAGGGACGACGGGGGCAATTGCCTTGCGAGGTTTCGACGGTTTCCTTTATTCGATTGGTTTCCTCGTCTCGTATTTGTTACTATTATTCGTCATCGCTGAACCGGTCCGCAACTTAGGACAGTTTACGCTCGGCGATGTGATCGCCCGTCGCTTTCCCGGCAAAAAAATGCGCCTCTTCATTGCGTCGAGTACGTTAATTATTACGATCCTCTATATTATCCCGCAACTCGTCGCCTCGGGGCTACTCATCCGGCTCTTGTTAGGGACCGACTACGCGGCTTCCGTATTCGTCATCGGCAGCCTCATGACGGTGTATGTCGTCTTTGGGGGCATGATTGCCACATCGTGGGTGCAAATCGTGAAAACGGTGCTACTCATGGCAGGTACCCTGCTACTGACACTCATCGTCCTCGCCCGCTTCCAGTGGCACTTGCCGTCGCTGTTAGAAACGGTCAGTCGGGGGACCCCGCTTAAGGACCATTTTTTTTACCCGGGAAACTTATTTACCGATCCACTCGAAGCGTTTTCGTTAAGCTTGGCACTCATTTTAGGTACGGCAGGCTTACCACACATCCTCATCCGCTTTTTTACGGTTAAAGACGCCCCGGCCGTGCGGCAGTCAGTCGTCACGGCGATCGGCATTATCGGTTCTTTTTACTTGCTCACGCTCCTTTTAGGTTTTGGCGCGGTCGCACTCGTCGGTTGGCAACAGATCGTCTCCGTCGACCCGACGGGCAACTTAACCGCCCCCCTACTCGCGTTAACGGTCGGTGGCGACTTCCTGATGGCCTTTATCGCCGCCGTGGCGTTTACGACGATTTTAGCAGTCGTCACAGGGCTACTCCTATCGGCGACGTCGTCGTTTGCACACGATGTGTACAATTGCGTCCTGAAAAACGGTTCCGCCACAGAACGCGAGCAACTGCGGGTAGCTAAGCTGACCGCAGTGACGATCGGTTTTGTGTCAACGGTACTTTCGCTCGGGCTAGAAAGTGTGAACGTCGCCTTTCTCGTCGGGCTAACATTCGTCGTCGCCGCCTCGACGAACTTACCGGTATTGTTAATGACCTTTTACTGGAAGCGTTTTACCGCTACCGGCGTCGTCACGGGCATGCTGAGCGGGCTGTGCGTCTCCTTACTTTTTGTCCTGTACGGGCCACACTTACTCGGGAAGATTCCGTTGTACAACCCCGGCATCGTCGCCATCCCCTGCGGTTTTCTCGGCGCCGCCCTCGGGGCGTGGCTGTCCCGCGGCCAAGTGGACGAAGCACACTTTGACACGTTGGCGCTGCAGGGGCAAACGGGGATGTACCCGCCGGACCTGAACAAAGAGGTGACAGGATGGAAGTATTGA
- a CDS encoding DUF485 domain-containing protein produces the protein MQQQAATDAALRRLLQQKQQFIWVSCAFFICFYLLLPLSITFFPRVVSTPVLVFLNVGWLFAFAQFVMTGALALIYVRVAKRFDWRIRTLLRDKKEDS, from the coding sequence ATGCAGCAGCAGGCGGCAACGGATGCGGCACTAAGGCGGCTACTGCAACAAAAACAGCAGTTTATATGGGTGTCGTGCGCATTTTTTATTTGTTTCTACTTATTGTTACCGCTTTCTATTACCTTTTTTCCGCGGGTGGTAAGTACACCCGTCCTCGTCTTTTTAAATGTCGGATGGTTGTTCGCCTTTGCGCAATTCGTGATGACGGGGGCACTTGCGCTCATTTACGTGCGCGTGGCGAAACGGTTTGATTGGCGGATCCGTACCCTCCTACGTGACAAGAAGGAAGATAGTTGA
- the resA gene encoding thiol-disulfide oxidoreductase ResA, which yields MKNRRFRYWLRTSILTVVVVLLGFTLYKTFVSSSEKVLHEGEQAADFTLESLEGKKVRLSEELQGKAVMLNFWGTWCVPCKTEMPAIERRYQKYKDQGFTVLAINAAGESKLAVHSFVEDYELTFPVLLDPEKEVTRDLYKVIPLPTSVFIKPDGTIHKIAQYELNDTSLETFIKEIMP from the coding sequence ATGAAGAATAGAAGGTTCCGCTATTGGTTGCGCACGAGTATTCTTACCGTAGTAGTTGTGTTACTCGGTTTTACCCTCTATAAAACATTTGTTAGCAGCAGCGAAAAAGTACTGCACGAAGGTGAACAAGCTGCTGACTTTACCTTGGAATCCCTTGAAGGTAAAAAGGTGCGACTGTCGGAGGAGCTGCAAGGGAAGGCCGTCATGCTCAACTTTTGGGGGACGTGGTGCGTGCCGTGTAAAACGGAAATGCCCGCCATCGAACGGCGCTATCAAAAATATAAGGACCAAGGCTTTACGGTGTTAGCAATCAACGCCGCCGGCGAATCGAAGCTCGCTGTGCACAGCTTTGTCGAAGACTATGAACTGACGTTTCCCGTGTTGCTCGATCCGGAGAAAGAAGTGACGCGAGACTTGTACAAAGTGATCCCGCTGCCGACGTCCGTGTTCATTAAGCCGGACGGCACAATACACAAAATCGCGCAGTATGAACTTAACGATACTTCCTTGGAGACGTTCATTAAAGAAATAATGCCATAA
- a CDS encoding metal-sensitive transcriptional regulator — translation MLVTHNNKKVVQPNKEKLQNRLKRIEGQVRGIQRMIEEDRYCVDILFQVAAVKSAMNAVAIALMEDHTRHCVSRAVQTNGAEEAIAELMEVVKRLTK, via the coding sequence ATGCTCGTGACACACAATAATAAAAAAGTCGTCCAACCGAACAAAGAAAAATTACAGAACCGCTTAAAGCGCATTGAAGGCCAGGTGCGAGGCATTCAACGTATGATCGAAGAAGATCGCTACTGTGTCGACATTTTATTTCAAGTTGCTGCTGTGAAGTCGGCGATGAACGCTGTCGCCATCGCCTTAATGGAAGACCATACCCGCCACTGCGTCAGCCGCGCCGTGCAGACGAACGGCGCGGAAGAAGCGATCGCCGAACTGATGGAAGTCGTCAAACGGCTGACGAAGTAA
- the acnA gene encoding aconitate hydratase AcnA, whose product MTNQHPFQTKTPLTIGNKTYYYHRLQALEEQGIANISRLPFSIRVLLEAVLRQWDGRAITDEHVKQLANWNAKAPAKKEVPFKPARIVLQDFTGVPAVVDLAALRSAIQRMNGNPDRINPLVPVDLVIDHSVQVDRYASKEALEFNMNLEFERNAERYRLLKWAEQAFENFQVVPPATGIVHQVNLEYLASVVQQKQVDGETYLFPDSLVGTDSHTTMINGIGVVGWGVGGIEAEAGMLGQPLYMLEPEVIGFKLTGKLAEGATATDLALTVTNMLRKKGVVGKFVEFYGSGLDNISLADRATVANMAPEYGATMGFFPVDDETLKYLRLTGRDEEQIERVEKYLKAQGLFRTADTPELEFTDTIELDLSTVTPSLAGPKRPQDRIELTNMQQAFQQVIQTPVDKGGFGLPAAELDRKVDVTLADGTKTEMGTGAVAIAAITSCTNTSNPSVMIGAGLVAKKAVERGLKTPAFVKTSLAPGSKVVTQYLEKAGLMPALEQLGFSLVGYGCTTCIGNSGPLKDEFEKAIDENNLTVASVLSGNRNFEGRIHPLVKANYLASPPLVIAYALAGTVNIDLKNDPLGHDDKGQPVYLHDIWPSSQEVEDAIAQAVTPEAFKEEYARVFDSNEQWNAMEVPQGELYEWDADSTYIQEPPFFQGLAAEAGTIDDIIEAKVLALLGDSVTTDHISPAGAIAKNSPAGKYLLDHGVALKDFNSYGSRRGNHEVMMRGTFANIRIRNQMAPGTEGGVTKYLADGEVMPIYDAAMKYGEAEQPLVVFAGKEYGTGSSRDWAAKGTNLLGVKAVIAESFERIHRSNLVGMGVLPLQFADADSWKNLGITGEETFDIVGLSDDIQPGATLKVKATKADGSTFAFDVLARLDSQVEIDYYRNGGILQLVLRNFLKNA is encoded by the coding sequence TTGACTAATCAACATCCATTTCAAACAAAGACGCCGCTAACAATCGGCAACAAAACGTACTACTATCACCGTTTGCAAGCACTGGAAGAGCAAGGGATCGCCAACATCTCGCGCCTCCCCTTCTCGATTCGCGTGCTGCTCGAAGCTGTCCTCAGGCAGTGGGACGGGCGCGCGATCACAGACGAACACGTGAAACAGTTGGCTAACTGGAACGCCAAAGCACCGGCCAAGAAGGAAGTTCCTTTCAAACCGGCACGGATCGTCCTCCAAGACTTTACCGGCGTCCCCGCTGTCGTCGACTTAGCCGCCCTGCGCAGCGCGATCCAGCGCATGAACGGCAACCCGGATCGCATTAACCCGCTCGTACCGGTCGACCTCGTCATAGACCACTCGGTACAAGTCGACCGCTACGCGTCGAAGGAAGCACTGGAGTTTAACATGAACTTGGAGTTTGAACGAAACGCGGAACGCTACCGCTTACTGAAGTGGGCGGAACAGGCATTCGAAAACTTCCAAGTTGTCCCTCCTGCAACCGGGATTGTACACCAAGTAAACTTGGAGTACTTGGCAAGCGTCGTGCAGCAAAAACAAGTAGACGGCGAAACGTACCTGTTCCCCGATTCGCTCGTCGGTACAGACTCGCACACGACGATGATTAACGGCATCGGAGTCGTCGGCTGGGGCGTCGGTGGAATCGAAGCAGAAGCTGGTATGCTCGGACAACCACTCTACATGTTGGAACCGGAAGTGATCGGCTTCAAATTAACCGGAAAGCTCGCCGAAGGGGCAACCGCGACGGACTTGGCGTTAACCGTCACGAACATGTTGCGCAAAAAAGGCGTCGTCGGTAAATTCGTCGAGTTTTACGGTTCAGGTTTGGACAACATCAGTCTCGCAGACCGCGCGACGGTGGCGAACATGGCGCCAGAATACGGTGCGACGATGGGCTTCTTCCCCGTCGACGACGAAACGCTCAAATACTTGCGGTTAACCGGACGCGACGAAGAACAAATCGAGCGCGTTGAAAAATATTTGAAAGCACAAGGTCTGTTCCGTACGGCAGACACACCGGAACTCGAATTTACCGATACGATCGAGTTGGATCTCAGCACGGTCACCCCGTCGCTTGCAGGTCCGAAGCGCCCGCAAGACCGCATCGAACTGACAAACATGCAACAAGCGTTCCAACAAGTCATTCAAACACCTGTCGACAAAGGCGGTTTTGGCCTTCCTGCCGCAGAGTTAGACCGAAAAGTAGACGTAACTCTCGCCGACGGGACGAAGACGGAAATGGGCACGGGTGCCGTAGCGATTGCCGCGATTACGAGTTGTACGAACACGTCGAACCCGTCGGTCATGATCGGCGCAGGCCTCGTGGCGAAAAAAGCAGTCGAACGCGGACTAAAAACACCGGCGTTCGTCAAAACGAGCTTAGCTCCTGGTTCCAAAGTCGTCACACAATACTTGGAGAAAGCTGGCTTAATGCCTGCACTGGAACAGCTCGGCTTTAGCCTCGTCGGTTATGGCTGCACGACGTGTATCGGCAACAGCGGCCCGCTGAAGGACGAGTTTGAAAAAGCGATTGACGAAAACAACTTAACCGTCGCTTCCGTCCTAAGCGGTAACCGTAACTTCGAAGGACGCATCCACCCGCTCGTGAAGGCGAACTACTTGGCCTCACCGCCACTCGTCATCGCTTACGCACTCGCGGGTACAGTGAACATCGACCTGAAGAACGACCCGCTCGGCCACGACGACAAAGGCCAACCGGTTTATTTGCACGACATTTGGCCGTCGTCGCAAGAAGTGGAAGACGCGATTGCGCAAGCGGTGACACCAGAAGCGTTTAAAGAAGAATACGCCCGCGTATTTGACAGCAACGAACAATGGAACGCCATGGAAGTACCGCAAGGCGAACTGTACGAATGGGATGCAGACTCGACGTACATTCAAGAGCCGCCCTTCTTCCAAGGTCTCGCAGCCGAAGCAGGAACGATCGATGATATTATTGAGGCAAAAGTGTTAGCGCTGCTCGGCGATTCGGTGACGACGGACCATATCTCCCCCGCTGGTGCGATCGCCAAGAATAGCCCGGCAGGAAAATATTTACTCGATCACGGAGTTGCGCTGAAAGACTTCAACTCTTACGGTTCCCGCCGCGGTAACCACGAAGTGATGATGCGCGGCACGTTCGCCAACATCCGCATCCGCAACCAAATGGCTCCGGGCACGGAAGGCGGCGTGACGAAGTACTTGGCAGACGGCGAAGTGATGCCGATTTACGATGCGGCCATGAAGTACGGAGAAGCGGAGCAACCGCTCGTCGTCTTTGCCGGTAAAGAGTACGGCACCGGTAGCTCGCGCGACTGGGCAGCCAAAGGTACGAACTTGCTCGGGGTAAAAGCGGTCATCGCCGAAAGCTTCGAACGGATCCACCGCAGCAACCTCGTCGGCATGGGTGTACTGCCGCTGCAGTTCGCCGACGCGGACAGCTGGAAAAACCTCGGTATTACGGGCGAAGAAACGTTTGATATCGTCGGCTTGAGCGACGATATTCAGCCTGGCGCGACGCTAAAAGTGAAGGCGACGAAAGCGGACGGTTCCACCTTCGCATTCGACGTACTCGCTCGTCTCGACAGCCAAGTCGAAATCGACTACTACCGCAATGGCGGCATCTTGCAACTCGTCTTACGCAACTTCCTAAAAAACGCTTAA
- a CDS encoding DedA family protein, producing the protein MEDTILQYIAQYGYVGIYLALMLGIIGIPIPDEVLMAFAGFLVSKGSFQYLYTLIIAFLGSITGMSVSFFVGRKLGLPFLVKYGKKVHITPEKLHKMEAWFHRFGKMTVTVGYFFPGFRHVTAYLAAISKWSFGTFLLYAIPGGFIWVATFLTLGVFLGQHWRAFTAVVYNSLWVVIALVAISLLAWQWWRRLSKVKAKNVNDD; encoded by the coding sequence TTGGAAGATACTATTCTACAATACATCGCCCAGTACGGGTATGTCGGCATATATTTAGCACTCATGCTCGGCATTATAGGCATTCCCATACCAGACGAAGTGTTGATGGCGTTTGCGGGATTCCTAGTTTCAAAAGGCAGTTTTCAATACTTATACACTCTGATTATCGCTTTTTTAGGGAGCATTACGGGTATGTCCGTCAGTTTTTTTGTCGGGCGTAAGCTCGGATTGCCCTTTTTAGTTAAGTATGGAAAAAAGGTACATATAACCCCGGAAAAGTTACATAAAATGGAAGCGTGGTTCCACCGTTTCGGGAAAATGACCGTCACTGTCGGTTATTTTTTTCCCGGTTTTCGCCATGTGACGGCCTATTTGGCGGCGATTAGCAAATGGTCGTTCGGCACGTTCCTCCTGTACGCGATTCCGGGAGGCTTCATTTGGGTCGCGACCTTTTTAACGCTGGGGGTTTTTTTGGGACAACATTGGCGCGCCTTCACCGCCGTCGTTTATAACTCGCTATGGGTTGTGATCGCCTTAGTCGCCATCTCCCTACTCGCGTGGCAGTGGTGGCGCCGCTTATCAAAAGTAAAGGCGAAAAACGTGAACGACGACTAG
- a CDS encoding MBL fold metallo-hydrolase, producing MPIKRQSFVLGPVMTNAYVLWNEETSHGIVVDPGSNPAPLTAAINDKGLTIEAILLTHAHFDHIGGVEEVRKLTGAPVYVHENEADWLTDPRANGSLRFGIGDIRTAAAEKTLSGGETLILCGKKCQVIFTPGHSPGSVSYYFADEELLLSGDVLFQGSIGRTDLTGGDYATLMASIDTLLELPAETRVCAGHGPETTLAREQQSNPFISGR from the coding sequence ATGCCTATCAAACGACAATCATTCGTTCTCGGACCGGTTATGACGAACGCGTACGTGTTGTGGAACGAGGAGACGTCACACGGTATCGTCGTCGATCCCGGCAGCAACCCCGCGCCACTGACGGCGGCGATTAACGATAAGGGGCTGACGATTGAAGCGATTTTACTGACGCACGCGCATTTTGACCATATCGGTGGCGTCGAGGAGGTGCGTAAGCTAACCGGGGCGCCAGTGTACGTGCACGAGAACGAAGCGGACTGGTTGACAGACCCTCGTGCGAACGGCTCGCTGCGCTTCGGTATCGGAGACATTCGCACTGCGGCAGCGGAAAAGACGCTATCCGGGGGCGAGACGCTAATACTCTGCGGGAAGAAGTGTCAAGTCATTTTTACTCCCGGACATTCGCCCGGGAGTGTGAGTTACTATTTTGCCGACGAAGAGTTGCTGCTCAGTGGCGACGTATTATTCCAAGGTTCGATCGGCCGAACCGACTTGACCGGCGGCGACTATGCGACGCTTATGGCCAGTATCGACACGCTGCTCGAACTGCCCGCCGAGACGCGAGTATGCGCCGGGCACGGTCCAGAGACGACGTTAGCGCGGGAGCAGCAAAGCAATCCGTTCATTAGCGGGCGGTAA
- the asnB gene encoding asparagine synthase (glutamine-hydrolyzing): protein MCGINGILTWDDSPIELGRIRQMNEAIAHRGPDSDGVHEEERLALGFRRLAMIDLETGRQPLHNEDKTCWLIFNGEIYNYRELLDELTARGHTFYTKTDSEVIVHAYEEWGKACVQKFRGMFAFAIWDRKRQELFCARDHFGMKPFYYTKQKNSFVFSSEIKALLASGAVNASVDSTAFLNYLTFQYPPQEMTMFQNIHKLLPAHCMTVAANGECHIERYWQLSFEPEENRSLDSFIEELREQFRESVDLHLQCDVPYGTFLSSGIDSTAVTSLVAAKSAKPLSSFSVGFADYPVNEVEHAKQTADEIGINFFSRALTADDYLAAIPHVVRHMDEPMADPSAIPLYYLMQLAREHVTMALSGEGADELFGGYPIYGETRAIAPFRHVPAGLKKVIRGFAAKLPVGMYGRSYLLRANTPLNERFVGNAFLFDEAEKRRIVSLSGETLAHYRTPFDVVAGAYEESKTWDPLSQMQYTDIMHWMPGNILLKADKMSMAHSLEVRMPILDVKIAEFAAKIPAHMRVTKHTTKYVLREAMKGIIPDSVVNRPKLGFPVPLKKWLTGPLYEPVRDVLASTAIATWIDQSAATRLLDEHKAGKFDHSRKIWALYIFSRWHEQFVQSVKTNKNAVPVGETKPQREQVDLSFDKDDSQSAAPM, encoded by the coding sequence ATGTGTGGAATCAACGGTATTTTAACTTGGGATGACAGTCCGATAGAACTAGGTCGCATTCGGCAGATGAACGAAGCGATCGCGCACCGTGGCCCAGATAGTGACGGCGTGCACGAAGAAGAGCGACTAGCCCTCGGCTTCCGCCGCCTCGCGATGATCGATTTAGAGACGGGTCGCCAACCGCTGCACAATGAAGATAAAACGTGTTGGTTAATTTTTAACGGTGAAATATACAACTACCGCGAACTGCTAGACGAACTAACGGCGCGCGGACATACGTTTTACACGAAAACAGATAGCGAAGTGATCGTCCACGCCTACGAAGAATGGGGCAAGGCGTGTGTGCAAAAATTTCGCGGGATGTTCGCTTTCGCAATTTGGGATCGGAAGCGGCAAGAACTGTTTTGCGCCCGCGATCACTTTGGCATGAAACCTTTTTATTACACAAAACAAAAAAACTCGTTCGTTTTCTCCTCGGAAATTAAAGCACTATTGGCCAGTGGCGCGGTCAATGCGTCCGTTGATTCAACGGCTTTCCTAAATTACTTAACGTTTCAGTACCCGCCACAAGAAATGACCATGTTCCAAAACATCCATAAACTGCTCCCCGCACACTGCATGACGGTAGCGGCAAACGGCGAGTGCCACATCGAGCGCTATTGGCAGCTGTCGTTCGAGCCAGAAGAAAATCGCTCGCTCGACTCGTTTATCGAAGAGCTGCGCGAACAGTTTCGCGAGTCGGTCGACCTACATTTACAATGCGACGTACCGTACGGCACGTTTCTTTCGAGCGGCATCGACTCGACCGCCGTAACGAGCCTCGTCGCCGCCAAAAGCGCCAAACCGCTCTCTTCGTTCAGTGTCGGGTTTGCCGATTACCCGGTGAACGAAGTCGAGCATGCAAAACAGACAGCCGACGAAATCGGGATCAACTTTTTCTCGCGCGCGCTGACGGCTGACGATTACTTAGCCGCCATTCCGCACGTCGTCAGACATATGGACGAGCCTATGGCCGACCCGTCTGCCATCCCGTTGTACTACTTAATGCAACTCGCACGGGAACACGTCACAATGGCGCTCTCAGGCGAAGGAGCGGACGAACTGTTCGGCGGTTACCCGATTTACGGCGAAACGCGGGCGATTGCCCCATTCCGCCACGTCCCCGCCGGTTTAAAAAAAGTGATCCGCGGCTTCGCCGCTAAACTACCTGTCGGTATGTACGGACGCAGTTACTTGCTGCGAGCGAATACGCCGCTGAACGAGCGCTTCGTCGGGAATGCCTTTTTATTTGACGAGGCAGAAAAACGGCGTATCGTCTCGCTGTCCGGCGAAACGCTCGCCCATTACCGCACGCCGTTTGACGTCGTCGCCGGGGCGTACGAAGAAAGTAAGACGTGGGACCCACTCAGCCAAATGCAGTATACGGACATTATGCACTGGATGCCGGGCAACATTTTGCTCAAGGCGGACAAAATGAGTATGGCCCATTCGCTAGAAGTACGCATGCCGATCTTAGACGTGAAAATCGCAGAGTTTGCTGCGAAAATCCCGGCCCATATGCGTGTGACGAAACATACGACGAAGTACGTGCTGCGCGAGGCGATGAAAGGGATCATTCCCGATTCCGTCGTGAACCGCCCGAAACTCGGTTTCCCGGTACCCCTGAAAAAATGGTTGACCGGTCCGCTCTACGAACCGGTCCGCGACGTCCTCGCGAGTACCGCCATTGCGACGTGGATCGACCAAAGCGCCGCCACCCGTCTTCTCGACGAGCATAAAGCCGGCAAGTTCGACCACAGCCGCAAGATTTGGGCACTCTACATTTTTTCCCGCTGGCACGAACAATTCGTACAGTCGGTAAAAACGAACAAGAACGCCGTACCTGTCGGCGAAACTAAGCCGCAGCGCGAACAAGTGGACCTTTCTTTTGACAAAGACGATAGTCAATCTGCAGCACCGATGTAA